AATAATTGTATTCAGGAGCCGTGTAAACATGAGAGAAAAAAGTCTCTGTAGAAAACTGAGTTTGTTTAGTCTGTGTACGGTTAATACATTTTGGACAACCCAGAATTACTACAAGGCAGCCAAGCGGAAGGACACTTACCGAAAACATCTCCTCTTGGATTGAGCTGGttgtcttcctcttcctcctcctcctcctcctcctgctgctcttcttCCTCAGGAAATTCATCCTCCGGTCTCCGCTCTGTCTGGGGGTCAACGTAGACCTCTTCATCATAGTCAAAAGGCTGCTGGCGGATCTTAGGAGGCGGCGTCGCGACCGGTTCGGGGATAACATTTTTGATGTCCTCGTTGTCCAGCGTACCTCCCAGAATCCTGGGCCTCACTTGGGAGTCTGGGATAGCTGCGGGCAGGAAAGAGGAATCAGATTGGACATGTGGAACCGCAATCACGAGTTGGAAAGACTTTACCAGGATTCGGATGCGCTTTGTTGTCATGTATTCTGCAGCTGCCGTTCTCGTTCCTACTCCATGCAGATGAAGCATGACAGCGGCATTCGTTGCACATAACTTAAAATTAGTGTTTTACATACACAAGCATTTTTTTATCACGCAAGTTCTGTGTATAAAGAGTCATGCTGAGGATTCCAGGTCTCATATCAAGCTGTATGTGCGGAGGACGGACAACATTTCCAGCCATGAGCAAGGGAGAGAGTTTGGAGAGGTGTTTTTAAAAGTAGGAGGCAAGAGGAGGGAAATGCAGAGAGTGAACAGCAGAAGCAGAGTCTTGGATTCCACACAATCTCACCATTGAGGAAATCATCTGCACTGCCTTTGTCTCCATCCCACGACCTCTGATAAAACGGCTTGACTACAAAAGATAAAGGCATCTTTCATTGACGCTGAAACCCTCTGGCCTTTTCTCTTTATGTCATTTTGGCTGCATGAGGCTTCACCTGTTATTATCTGGGCCTGGGTTAAAGAGTACAACACAACctgtccttctccttcttcttcttcagatgGCTGGCTACCGTACAATATTTACACAGGTGTGTTTTCAATCTGTGGCTCTCTCTCTTGCTAACATCTGTAAAGAGGTGTGGAGTCTGAAAGCAGGAAACTAGCTTTGGCAGGACTGATGTTTATTGAGTCCAAATGAAATATGTGGCTGTAAAGCTGCTTCTGACGCATCTGACTGACTACACTCACCTGGGAAAGGCCTCAGACATGCGTTTTTCAAATCTATTATGAATGGCCTTAGTATATACGTTTTATTACATATCAATAGGCCCTAAAACTAGTTAATTCATAATTCTGTGTTGCTGTTCTTGGATCTCACCAGAGCATTCAAAGCCATTGCCTCTGAAGCCAGACTTGCACCTGCACTTGTAGGATCCATAAGTGTTCACACAGTCAGCGTGGTGGCTGCACTTGTGGGTGCCGACTGCGCACTCATCAAGGTCTGGAATTGGAAGAAGCCTGTTTGTACCTTTTAGGAGCAGAATGGATCGCAAATGTATCCGTGTAATAAACTCGTATACCTTACCTACACAGTCATATTTGCCGGCAACATATTTCAGGTCAAAGCCGTCCTGGCACTTGCAGTAGTAGCTGCCAAAGGTGTTCACACATTGTCTGTTGTATGGGCAGAGGTTCTTCCCAGTTATACATTCATCAATATCTGAAGGGAAACAAAAGAGGGGACATCATTTAAGGGCTTATGATTTTATATTTATCAAGTTTGAATTATTCACAAaaaaacttaaaggaacagtgtgtaacatctcgGGGGATctgaaattgaatataatattcataactatgttttcattagtttataatcatctgaaactaagaatgtgTGTTTTCGttaaaatgagcccttcacatctagatagggagcgggtcctctttacggagtccgtcatgttgctctgccatgtctctacagtagcccagaatgaacAAACTAAACGCTGGCTTGAGCGAGAGCCtttcgtgtttttacgttacccgaaggccaccgtagttctccggcatgcttgtgaaactgcggtaacgtgtgcgcagagtgcaaaaccgtggtactgccagccgccgtctgacttctgttgctcctaaagtggtgttattatggtaaaggtggtctctgagtgaggtgaatggcgttaccacggttttgcactaaGCGGCTCATGTTATCGCAGTCTTGAAAGGGAGAAGtactcaattggttgcaatctgcaagcAAACCACTAGacgccaccaaatcctacacactgtacctttaaacatAGTTGTACAGAGTACAAAACCTTCTTTCTGGGGCActataaaagaacaaaatatgCACCCCAAGTGAACATGGAGAATCTTTAAACAACACGTCACAATATTGAGAAAATCAGTCCACGTTTTTTGTAATGGTTTATTTCCAACGCTTTGCTGTCGAGTGTAGACAACTCTGTGCCTCCTCTGATTCACATGGAGTCATCAGCGGCAGCTTTTCCATCTGCCAGCAGGGAGCTTCACCATCGTTGCTGTTCTGAGTGCATTACACCATCCTGGTGATTTTGAACATGATCCCTCACTAGCTTCCCACTAGCATCACTGCTAATTTGTCTTTGAAGTTGCCCCCGGTTAGACTGGAAGCAGTGCTTCCACTGAGTTTGGTAACCGAGCTGTTGATATTGTTGTGGATGCAATGAACGACTTAACACAGGAGGAAATGTGTACAAGACTGTTTTCAAGCTAACAGTAACATCACCGTTAGTAATGCCTTTGAACGTGATACAGTGACAAATAGTTGTAGCCTATTGATGTAGAGACAATGATTTAACAAATTCATTCCTTCATATTTTTATTCAGCCATATTGTATCTAACAGTATGCATGTTTTAacatgtttgtatgtatgatcAGCAACTTAATGTTACAGCCTGCTTCCAGTTAGAGGTCTACTGTGTCTAGTATGGATTGAGAGATTGCTACTCTATGTTTAGCTCAGGTTTAAATTTGCACTTTAAATTATTAGAAGCTATTAATGCGTTCATGATCGATACAGTAGATATGCTTCTGTCTCATGAAGGTCCATTATTTGTCTGTTAAGGTAGGGACAAATGTACTTCTTGTTACATTGTCAGAGTAAAAGTGTACTTTTGCTGTACCCTTATTTTTGAGTGTGTTGAATCCATGGTAATCCTGAAGTTTAATGCTCCAGAACTATTATATTACTTCCCCTGTGTGATCAGTATGCCAGACTGGCTCTGTCACAGCTCAAGCAGTTTTGTGGAAAGAAATATAACTTAATTGCATCCATCTGATTTACAAGCCAAGCATGCAAAAGCCACATAATAGAATCTGTACAGAATTGCTCCCCTATGCAAAAAAATCCCAATCCATGAGACGGAAACAAGCCAAAGTCAATCCTTTTTTTACTCTGTATTCCTTATTTAGATAAGGGTTATTGCTCCGTCTGATTTTTCACTCTCCTTGCATCTTGCTTAGGCCTGTCTTTAATCGTGCATCATATTTGACATATAGGTTTTTTTATAGGTTTTCCTTTCATGACACTACACgctgaaaaacattaaatcacTGTGTTTATAATccactcttgtgtgtgtgtgtggttgctcACCTACACAAGTCCTCTCATCTTGCCCCAGCTGCAGCCCTGCAGATGGGCAGAGGCAGCGAATCTCCCCCTGAACCTCCTCACAGCCATACTGACAGTGAGCGATAGAGCATGACCTGGAATCTACATGCATGAACACAAAAAGCACACATTTATAAATATGCAAACTTGGCAACTTTGATTTTTCTTTGCGTTTCCCACTTGTACGGATAGCAGGACGATAGGACTCACTTGCACAAGATCCATCAGGCATTACGGTGTAACCATTGAGGCAGTAGCACTTGTAACTCCCATAGGTGTTCATGCAGCGATGCTCACAGGGACGAGGTTTCAGGCCGCACTCATTCAGATCTAGAAACAAGAGTCACCCTCAGTTTTTTCACCTGCAATACCTTCTTTTCCAAAACCCAAAAGTTGCTTTTTATTGAAACACAAGAGTAAAAACGTAGTAAAACATACCTAAAATGAGCTAGCAAAGCCAGTTATCAGCTTTAAATTTGATTAACCCTCCACCCAGTTTGACCCATGTTTTCCAGACCCCAGCTACCCACCTTGATTACACGTCTTTCCGGCGTATCCTGGGAAACACTTGCATTTGTTAGGACCAACACACTCTCCGTGCTTGCAGCCGTGGTCACATTGAGCTGGTAAAAC
This DNA window, taken from Sebastes fasciatus isolate fSebFas1 chromosome 14, fSebFas1.pri, whole genome shotgun sequence, encodes the following:
- the egfl6 gene encoding epidermal growth factor-like protein 6 isoform X1, giving the protein MQPFTLVSVLFFIFHISSGGAEAPRHYRQVLTGNQPGVCRYGRRLECCYGWKKNSKGQCEAQCDHGCKHGECVGPNKCKCFPGYAGKTCNQDLNECGLKPRPCEHRCMNTYGSYKCYCLNGYTVMPDGSCANSRSCSIAHCQYGCEEVQGEIRCLCPSAGLQLGQDERTCVDIDECITGKNLCPYNRQCVNTFGSYYCKCQDGFDLKYVAGKYDCVDLDECAVGTHKCSHHADCVNTYGSYKCRCKSGFRGNGFECSVKPFYQRSWDGDKGSADDFLNAIPDSQVRPRILGGTLDNEDIKNVIPEPVATPPPKIRQQPFDYDEEVYVDPQTERRPEDEFPEEEEQQEEEEEEEEEDNQLNPRGDVFVSEDFESVFGPATEVKEIQITPVQEEFIMDCNFDQGACEWVQDKADDMDWSVAYHNGAEYYMAMSGLVGGPEDVAKLKLLLSDRAQQGSFCLTFDYRVVGHNVGTLKVLLDNNAYPVWEQSQSRDQGWQTELLTVAWKEKAPQSIIFEAQHGRDVQGEIGLDNVVLTSGPCQDDASPFI
- the egfl6 gene encoding epidermal growth factor-like protein 6 isoform X3, translated to MQPFTLVSVLFFIFHISSGGAEAPRHYRQVLTGNQPGVCRYGRRLECCYGWKKNSKGQCEAQCDHGCKHGECVGPNKCKCFPGYAGKTCNQDLNECGLKPRPCEHRCMNTYGSYKCYCLNGYTVMPDGSCANSRSCSIAHCQYGCEEVQGEIRCLCPSAGLQLGQDERTCVDIDECITGKNLCPYNRQCVNTFGSYYCKCQDGFDLKYVAGKYDCVAIPDSQVRPRILGGTLDNEDIKNVIPEPVATPPPKIRQQPFDYDEEVYVDPQTERRPEDEFPEEEEQQEEEEEEEEEDNQLNPRGDVFVSEDFESVFGPATEVKEIQITPVQEEFIMDCNFDQGACEWVQDKADDMDWSVAYHNGAEYYMAMSGLVGGPEDVAKLKLLLSDRAQQGSFCLTFDYRVVGHNVGTLKVLLDNNAYPVWEQSQSRDQGWQTELLTVAWKEKAPQSIIFEAQHGRDVQGEIGLDNVVLTSGPCQDDASPFI
- the egfl6 gene encoding epidermal growth factor-like protein 6 isoform X2; the encoded protein is MQPFTLVSVLFFIFHISSGGAEAPRHYRQVLTGNQPGVCRYGRRLECCYGWKKNSKGQCEAQCDHGCKHGECVGPNKCKCFPGYAGKTCNQDLNECGLKPRPCEHRCMNTYGSYKCYCLNGYTVMPDGSCANSRSCSIAHCQYGCEEVQGEIRCLCPSAGLQLGQDERTCVDIDECITGKNLCPYNRQCVNTFGSYYCKCQDGFDLKYVAGKYDCVDLDECAVGTHKCSHHADCVNTYGSYKCRCKSGFRGNGFECSAIPDSQVRPRILGGTLDNEDIKNVIPEPVATPPPKIRQQPFDYDEEVYVDPQTERRPEDEFPEEEEQQEEEEEEEEEDNQLNPRGDVFVSEDFESVFGPATEVKEIQITPVQEEFIMDCNFDQGACEWVQDKADDMDWSVAYHNGAEYYMAMSGLVGGPEDVAKLKLLLSDRAQQGSFCLTFDYRVVGHNVGTLKVLLDNNAYPVWEQSQSRDQGWQTELLTVAWKEKAPQSIIFEAQHGRDVQGEIGLDNVVLTSGPCQDDASPFI